One Candidatus Bathyarchaeota archaeon genomic window carries:
- a CDS encoding ABC transporter ATP-binding protein, translating into MKLTINKLSFNYASVPILKNIEFEMGLGEMLSIVGPNGSGKSTMLKCLNRILKTKQNTVLIDGQDANKLTIKQLSMLMGYVPQNSTSTFPFTVFDVVLMGRKPYIHWNIGERDNDIVAEMLDFLGIGHLAMRHFNELSGGEQQKVIIARALAQQPKLMLLDEPTSSLDIKHQLEILCMLKGLAQSKERSVVVSMHDLNLASRFSDRMLMLKNGCIYALGTPEEVLTEKNIEAVYGIKANVSASFVGKPQVTPLVNETDLYLNAKLSPFIEQKH; encoded by the coding sequence TTGAAACTGACCATAAACAAACTTTCATTCAACTATGCTTCAGTTCCAATTCTGAAAAATATAGAGTTCGAAATGGGGCTAGGCGAAATGCTGAGCATTGTTGGCCCAAACGGCTCTGGCAAAAGTACTATGCTGAAATGCCTTAATCGCATCTTGAAAACAAAACAGAATACTGTGCTAATTGATGGTCAAGATGCAAACAAACTCACTATTAAGCAGTTATCCATGCTTATGGGGTATGTCCCGCAGAACTCAACAAGCACTTTTCCCTTTACCGTTTTTGACGTGGTTTTGATGGGAAGAAAGCCATACATTCACTGGAACATCGGTGAACGTGACAACGATATAGTTGCTGAAATGCTTGATTTCTTGGGCATCGGTCATCTGGCTATGCGCCACTTCAATGAACTCAGCGGTGGGGAACAGCAAAAAGTTATCATAGCCCGTGCTCTCGCTCAGCAGCCTAAACTCATGTTGCTTGATGAACCTACCAGTTCACTTGACATTAAACATCAATTAGAGATACTTTGTATGCTCAAAGGTTTGGCGCAAAGCAAAGAGCGTTCTGTTGTCGTTTCTATGCATGACTTGAATTTGGCAAGCCGATTCTCTGACCGTATGCTTATGCTTAAAAACGGCTGCATTTACGCCCTCGGTACGCCTGAGGAGGTGCTTACTGAAAAAAACATAGAAGCAGTCTATGGCATTAAGGCAAATGTGTCAGCCTCATTTGTCGGTAAGCCCCAAGTTACTCCGTTAGTGAATGAAACCGACCTTTACTTGAATGCTAAATTATCGCCGTTTATCGAACAAAAACATTGA
- a CDS encoding translation initiation factor, whose translation MAEVCSTCGLPKDLCVCGEIEKEQQRIRIRLETRKFGKATTIIDGMDDKNSNLSNVAQKLKSYCACGGTHKNGQIMLQGDHRDRVKDYLIKIGYPQENIELQ comes from the coding sequence ATGGCTGAAGTTTGTTCAACATGCGGACTACCAAAAGACCTATGCGTCTGCGGAGAAATTGAAAAAGAACAACAACGAATCCGCATACGCCTCGAAACCCGAAAATTCGGCAAAGCAACAACCATCATCGACGGCATGGACGACAAAAACTCCAACTTATCCAACGTCGCACAAAAACTCAAATCTTACTGCGCATGTGGCGGAACCCACAAAAACGGGCAAATCATGCTCCAAGGCGACCACCGCGACAGAGTCAAAGACTACCTCATAAAAATCGGTTACCCACAAGAAAACATCGAACTCCAGTAA
- a CDS encoding ABC transporter permease, whose protein sequence is MKLQRVLALTKKEMKKTIRDPAVLFMIFLFPIVFVFAFGASFGGGFSGEQTVTYQIGVVNLDAGGNQQWSQAFTDALSNMSIINLSVYGDNQTAQLDLSQGKIQAIIVVPADFSNSIASYKAAPNTPTSWVNTTVPLYLDKGSMIATQAVPPIIQQVLSSIVNPAQQAPQSPVQLQTASLVEVEKQSSVLDFIAPGMFTFASIFLIMMVAQSFTTDRENGMMKRIRITPTSPTEFMASQVISYMVIALIQAVLVFAMIYVMGFRPTIGADAYIVAFMLVLLFSLSNVGFGLITATISKSSGAATGLSFLFVLPQLFLGTFVGASLSGVAQMAGKFVPSYYVTDALTSLFLRGAAITSQTVLFDFTVVSVSCVAILAVGIVLYDKYFKL, encoded by the coding sequence ATGAAGCTGCAACGAGTTTTAGCGTTAACCAAAAAAGAAATGAAGAAAACCATCCGTGACCCAGCAGTCCTCTTCATGATATTTCTGTTCCCTATAGTGTTTGTTTTTGCGTTTGGTGCATCATTTGGCGGCGGCTTCAGTGGAGAGCAAACGGTAACTTATCAAATTGGTGTTGTAAACCTTGATGCAGGCGGCAATCAGCAGTGGTCGCAAGCATTCACTGATGCACTCTCGAATATGTCAATCATTAACCTTAGTGTTTACGGTGACAATCAGACTGCCCAGCTGGATTTAAGCCAAGGAAAAATCCAAGCCATAATAGTGGTTCCAGCTGACTTCAGCAACAGCATTGCATCCTATAAAGCAGCGCCAAACACTCCCACCAGTTGGGTTAACACAACCGTTCCACTATACCTCGATAAAGGCTCAATGATTGCAACCCAAGCTGTGCCACCAATCATCCAGCAGGTTTTGAGCAGCATAGTAAATCCCGCTCAGCAAGCACCCCAAAGCCCAGTACAACTACAAACTGCTTCACTTGTGGAAGTTGAAAAGCAGTCATCTGTCCTTGACTTCATCGCTCCAGGCATGTTTACATTCGCGTCAATATTCCTCATCATGATGGTTGCCCAATCTTTCACCACCGACCGCGAAAACGGCATGATGAAACGCATCCGCATAACTCCGACCTCACCTACAGAGTTCATGGCAAGCCAAGTTATCTCTTATATGGTGATAGCGTTGATTCAAGCGGTCTTAGTGTTCGCAATGATTTACGTTATGGGCTTTAGACCAACAATCGGCGCAGACGCCTACATAGTAGCTTTCATGCTGGTGTTATTGTTCAGCCTCTCAAACGTGGGCTTTGGCTTAATCACCGCCACCATCTCAAAATCGTCAGGTGCAGCCACTGGATTGAGCTTCCTGTTCGTGCTTCCACAGCTATTCCTTGGCACGTTCGTCGGCGCATCACTCTCTGGCGTAGCGCAGATGGCAGGCAAGTTCGTGCCCAGCTACTACGTCACAGACGCCTTAACGTCACTGTTCCTTCGGGGCGCCGCAATCACCAGCCAAACTGTACTGTTCGATTTCACGGTCGTGTCGGTTTCATGTGTAGCTATCTTGGCAGTCGGCATCGTGCTGTACGACAAGTACTTCAAGCTCTAA
- a CDS encoding transcription initiation factor IIB, which translates to MSKKETRTAQRLADKCPECGSDNLVHDYDTGETVCGDCGLVLYEQMMDKGPEWRAFTQEEKASRSRVGVPTSYSVHDKGLSTAISQVDRDAFGRKLPLSTRLQMWRLRKWQIRSRVHSSIDRNLAQAMAELDRLSDKVYIPPPIKEKAAVVYRKALDKGLVRGRSIAAIAAAALYAACRGSGTPRTLREIAEASLVDKKDVARCYRLLLRELEVHMPIADPLTYVSKIAEKTGISGKTQGAAIQILRDARRKRAAAGKDPMGLAAAALYIACLQNNEKKTQKDIAEAAGVTEVTVRNRYKTLKKQLNLELPD; encoded by the coding sequence TTGAGTAAAAAGGAAACACGGACTGCACAGCGTTTAGCTGATAAGTGTCCAGAATGCGGTAGCGATAATTTGGTTCATGATTACGATACTGGTGAGACGGTTTGTGGCGATTGTGGTTTGGTTTTGTATGAACAGATGATGGATAAAGGACCTGAGTGGCGTGCGTTTACGCAAGAAGAGAAAGCATCCAGGAGCCGTGTTGGCGTTCCCACGTCTTATTCGGTTCATGATAAAGGTTTGTCTACGGCTATTAGTCAAGTGGACAGGGATGCTTTTGGGCGCAAGTTGCCGTTGTCTACGCGTTTGCAGATGTGGCGGCTTAGGAAATGGCAGATTCGAAGCAGGGTTCATTCCTCTATTGATCGGAATCTTGCGCAAGCCATGGCGGAACTTGACCGTTTATCTGATAAAGTTTACATTCCACCACCGATTAAGGAGAAAGCTGCTGTAGTTTACCGAAAAGCGCTCGATAAGGGTCTTGTTCGTGGCAGGTCTATTGCTGCGATTGCTGCGGCGGCGTTGTATGCTGCTTGTCGTGGAAGCGGAACACCTCGGACTTTGCGAGAAATTGCTGAAGCCAGCCTTGTTGATAAAAAGGATGTGGCGCGATGCTATCGGTTGTTGTTGCGTGAGCTTGAGGTGCATATGCCGATTGCTGATCCCTTGACGTATGTTTCAAAGATTGCTGAGAAAACTGGGATTTCTGGTAAGACTCAGGGTGCTGCGATTCAGATTTTGCGTGATGCAAGACGTAAGCGTGCTGCTGCGGGAAAAGACCCGATGGGGTTGGCTGCTGCGGCGCTGTATATTGCTTGTTTGCAGAATAACGAGAAGAAGACTCAAAAAGACATCGCTGAGGCTGCTGGTGTGACTGAGGTTACGGTTCGTAACCGCTATAAGACACTTAAGAAGCAGTTGAATTTGGAGTTGCCTGATTAA
- a CDS encoding PIN domain-containing protein yields MLDSRFLLEHFYSQDTEMRQKTNQKMRELTQTAKGIIPAIVILEVIQFIHSRKGKESAEMVYRSINASGLKIEGLSSSIAKEAGFLKSLYKHVPIGDCIIAATAIKNQAKIISDDPHFDTIKETKRIWL; encoded by the coding sequence GTGCTAGACAGTCGCTTTCTTTTAGAGCACTTTTACTCTCAAGACACAGAAATGCGGCAGAAAACTAACCAAAAAATGAGGGAGTTAACGCAAACCGCCAAGGGAATCATCCCAGCGATAGTAATCCTTGAAGTAATCCAGTTTATTCACTCAAGAAAGGGCAAAGAAAGCGCAGAAATGGTTTATCGCTCAATCAATGCAAGCGGATTAAAAATAGAAGGGTTAAGTTCATCCATTGCTAAGGAAGCAGGCTTCCTAAAAAGCCTCTACAAACACGTTCCAATAGGCGACTGCATCATAGCAGCCACAGCCATAAAAAACCAAGCAAAAATAATCTCCGACGACCCGCACTTCGACACAATAAAAGAAACCAAACGAATCTGGCTCTAG
- a CDS encoding AbrB/MazE/SpoVT family DNA-binding domain-containing protein, translated as MVVHAFLLQGIVMQKTVKVTRKGQTTIPAEIRKKLQIKEGDVLAVETVDQTVMFKRVPKLEELAGVFAGTADINEIKKELDKLREEY; from the coding sequence ATGGTAGTGCATGCATTTCTATTGCAGGGAATCGTGATGCAGAAAACAGTTAAAGTCACAAGAAAAGGGCAAACAACCATCCCCGCTGAAATCAGAAAAAAGCTCCAAATAAAAGAAGGCGATGTTTTGGCAGTGGAAACTGTTGATCAAACAGTGATGTTTAAACGTGTACCCAAACTGGAGGAACTCGCAGGAGTTTTCGCGGGAACAGCTGACATTAATGAGATAAAGAAAGAATTAGATAAGCTACGTGAGGAATACTAG
- a CDS encoding ABC transporter substrate-binding protein, with the protein MTIQLPVKRIAALDGGTAEILCAMGAQSLIVGRTDSCTMPPSILSVPSFGENDYAPNVEALITLDPDVIFASSMLPYNPTSYAQLKNAGIPVYIIDTTTPEPTNPSQMTKQELYDSPTAIDFTCKLMQDLVPIVGHQDKVTEYKEWAQYYNKLVKDRIFSLSSAQLVKTWLDWYDYGRTFVTASVYQAGGINIAENQTVYSPTLSIEFIVEQNPSVMISMIFSPSHNINDFIAARNEILSRPALQNVDAIKYGRVYICDFYARSGVRGIVGYLYWAKWLQPSLFSDIDPATVNQELNQKFFGTSIAGTFAYP; encoded by the coding sequence ATGACCATACAGCTTCCAGTGAAACGTATTGCTGCGCTTGATGGAGGTACCGCAGAAATTCTTTGTGCCATGGGCGCCCAAAGTTTGATTGTCGGAAGAACTGACAGTTGCACAATGCCGCCATCTATTCTAAGCGTGCCTTCATTTGGCGAGAATGATTATGCACCAAACGTCGAGGCGCTTATAACACTTGACCCCGATGTCATATTTGCCAGTTCAATGTTACCGTACAATCCTACCTCTTATGCGCAGCTTAAAAACGCTGGAATACCCGTTTACATTATTGACACAACAACACCTGAGCCCACCAATCCTTCCCAGATGACTAAACAAGAACTGTATGATTCGCCAACAGCCATAGACTTCACTTGCAAATTAATGCAAGACCTTGTTCCAATAGTGGGTCACCAAGACAAGGTAACCGAATACAAAGAATGGGCGCAGTATTATAACAAACTCGTTAAAGACCGCATATTCTCCTTATCCTCTGCCCAACTAGTTAAAACCTGGCTTGACTGGTACGACTATGGCCGAACTTTTGTTACTGCGAGCGTATACCAAGCTGGTGGAATCAACATTGCTGAAAACCAAACAGTTTACTCCCCCACGCTAAGTATTGAATTCATTGTAGAGCAAAATCCTTCAGTAATGATTTCTATGATTTTCAGTCCGTCGCATAATATAAATGACTTCATAGCGGCAAGAAACGAGATACTCAGCAGACCAGCACTTCAAAACGTTGACGCAATTAAGTATGGGCGGGTCTACATCTGTGACTTTTACGCCAGAAGCGGTGTGCGAGGCATAGTCGGCTACCTCTACTGGGCAAAGTGGCTTCAACCAAGCCTTTTCTCAGACATAGACCCAGCAACTGTTAATCAAGAGCTTAATCAAAAGTTTTTCGGAACTAGCATAGCAGGGACGTTTGCGTATCCATGA
- a CDS encoding putative cobaltochelatase translates to MVYPFSAIVGQEKMKLALVLNVINPKIGGALLRGEKGTGKSLVVRALANLLPEIDVVSDCPFHCDPTHIKDMCDSCSTKVAKGEKLSITKRPVTVVELPVGATEDRLVGTIDIEKAIKTGEKHFDPGILAKANRNILYIDEVNLLDDHLVDVLLDAAAMGVNFVEREGVSFRHPAQFVLVGTMNPEEGELRPQLLDRFALSVEVKGIPYREARAEIVRRRVAFETDPSAFVESQRGIQEKLRQKIVEASHLLPKVKLSDEMLDLITQICIDFAVDGHRADITLYKTACTIAAYKGRSEVIEEDIKEAAELALPHRHRRQPFEEPKLEQQQIQESLQKWNQSKQKPQQNSPQNPVPPSDNHDNTPEERSEEEDSGREQVFEADSPYAVKPLSVPVLDEVQRSGAGRRSKTLSASKTGRYVDSTLPKGKIEDLAFDATLRAAAPFQLQRKATNGGCPNGLLLEKYDLREKVRERKIGNLIVFVVDASGSMGAEERMVATKGAVLSLLLDAYQRRDRVGMVVFRKETAELVLPPTNSVELAQRYLSSLPTGGRTPMAHGLKLGMETIKNYVRGDKEAVPLLVLVSDGRANVNLYGGDPVEEAKSIAREIASAGIQSLSLDTEQAFISFGLVKQISTEMRGKYLRLEELSAAPIASAVRTNLFCDQPLIMNND, encoded by the coding sequence ATGGTTTACCCATTCAGTGCCATTGTTGGCCAAGAAAAAATGAAACTGGCGCTGGTTCTAAACGTTATCAACCCAAAAATTGGCGGTGCCCTCTTGCGAGGAGAAAAAGGAACAGGCAAATCGCTGGTTGTTCGTGCCTTAGCTAACCTCCTGCCTGAAATTGATGTAGTATCTGACTGCCCTTTCCACTGTGACCCTACACATATAAAGGACATGTGTGATTCTTGTAGCACTAAAGTAGCCAAAGGCGAAAAACTTTCAATAACTAAACGCCCAGTGACTGTAGTGGAGCTACCTGTAGGCGCCACAGAAGACAGACTTGTAGGCACAATTGATATAGAAAAAGCAATCAAAACAGGCGAGAAGCATTTCGACCCAGGAATTCTTGCAAAAGCCAATCGCAACATCCTGTACATCGATGAAGTAAACCTGCTTGACGACCACCTTGTAGATGTCTTGCTTGATGCCGCCGCCATGGGCGTTAACTTTGTAGAGCGCGAAGGTGTCTCCTTTAGACATCCAGCACAGTTCGTTTTGGTCGGCACCATGAACCCTGAGGAGGGAGAGCTTCGTCCGCAATTGTTGGACCGTTTCGCGCTTTCGGTTGAAGTTAAAGGCATTCCATATCGTGAGGCTAGAGCGGAAATAGTGAGAAGACGTGTTGCCTTCGAAACCGACCCCTCAGCTTTCGTTGAGTCTCAACGCGGTATTCAGGAAAAGCTTCGTCAAAAGATTGTGGAAGCTAGTCACCTTTTACCTAAGGTTAAATTAAGTGACGAAATGCTTGATTTAATCACTCAAATCTGTATCGACTTTGCAGTTGATGGTCATCGAGCTGACATAACGCTATACAAGACTGCTTGTACCATCGCTGCTTACAAGGGACGATCAGAAGTTATTGAAGAGGACATCAAAGAGGCAGCTGAGTTAGCGCTTCCACACCGCCATCGTCGTCAGCCTTTTGAAGAACCAAAGCTCGAGCAACAGCAAATCCAAGAAAGTTTACAAAAATGGAATCAAAGCAAACAGAAACCGCAACAAAACTCTCCCCAGAATCCTGTTCCTCCAAGCGACAACCACGACAACACTCCTGAAGAGAGGTCTGAGGAAGAGGATTCTGGGCGAGAGCAGGTTTTTGAGGCAGATTCTCCATATGCGGTAAAGCCTCTCTCGGTGCCCGTTTTAGATGAAGTTCAACGCAGTGGGGCAGGCAGGCGGTCAAAAACTCTGAGTGCTTCCAAGACTGGCAGATATGTAGATAGTACCCTTCCGAAGGGCAAAATTGAGGATTTAGCTTTTGATGCAACCTTGAGGGCGGCTGCACCGTTTCAGCTTCAACGTAAGGCAACTAATGGTGGCTGCCCAAATGGTTTGTTGTTAGAAAAGTATGATCTGCGGGAGAAAGTGCGGGAGAGAAAAATTGGTAATTTAATCGTGTTCGTGGTTGATGCCAGTGGTTCTATGGGTGCCGAAGAACGGATGGTTGCAACTAAGGGAGCGGTTTTATCATTACTGCTTGATGCTTATCAACGTCGTGATCGAGTTGGCATGGTGGTGTTTCGCAAAGAAACAGCCGAACTGGTTTTGCCGCCCACTAACAGTGTCGAGTTAGCACAAAGGTATCTCTCTTCTTTACCAACAGGCGGGCGTACTCCTATGGCTCACGGATTAAAGCTTGGTATGGAAACCATCAAAAACTATGTTAGAGGAGACAAAGAAGCGGTTCCTTTGTTAGTTCTGGTTTCTGATGGACGCGCAAACGTGAACCTTTATGGCGGAGATCCAGTTGAAGAAGCAAAAAGTATCGCTCGTGAAATCGCTTCTGCTGGTATCCAATCTTTATCTTTGGATACTGAACAAGCCTTCATATCCTTTGGGTTAGTCAAGCAAATCTCCACAGAAATGCGTGGCAAATATCTTCGTTTAGAAGAATTAAGCGCTGCACCTATTGCTTCAGCGGTTCGAACCAACCTGTTTTGCGATCAACCACTTATCATGAACAATGACTAA
- a CDS encoding winged helix-turn-helix transcriptional regulator has product MDKTDVILCMMLLANSRLSYRELAEKLNLSVTAVHNRIQDLIDRGIIRKFTARPSILVQNAIHILLIGTSRANSIRNLKPKLENHGSIYWFAVGGGNVLYIGAYLKHIAELEPLVNFIKQTAHMPEPNVGITTSPMPPNLKALEIETDLCNLDYKIIRSLKDNSRKPIAYVAEEIGVSAKTARRRLDRMIKNFLIELSIEWYPDASNDIISAFHVQLKPDVDKNISNLILGKYYPNTLFYWGFSNIPNEYLFMTWCPTSKEVKELRESLEQEPTVQSVAPNVIYTGYVFNYWRDQFL; this is encoded by the coding sequence GTGGACAAAACAGACGTTATACTATGCATGATGTTGCTTGCGAACTCTAGGCTCTCCTATCGTGAATTGGCAGAGAAACTGAACCTTTCAGTAACCGCTGTTCACAACCGCATCCAAGACTTAATCGACAGGGGCATAATACGCAAGTTCACTGCAAGACCAAGCATCTTGGTGCAAAACGCAATCCACATCTTACTCATCGGCACTTCAAGGGCCAACTCCATCCGCAATTTGAAACCTAAACTTGAAAACCACGGCTCAATCTACTGGTTCGCTGTAGGCGGCGGCAACGTCCTCTATATCGGCGCTTACCTTAAACACATAGCTGAACTCGAACCGCTTGTCAACTTCATCAAACAAACCGCCCACATGCCTGAACCAAACGTGGGAATAACAACTTCACCCATGCCGCCAAACCTGAAAGCTCTTGAAATCGAAACCGACCTCTGTAACTTGGACTACAAAATCATCCGTAGCCTAAAAGATAACTCCCGTAAACCCATAGCTTATGTCGCCGAGGAAATTGGAGTTTCAGCTAAAACAGCTCGCCGTAGACTTGACCGCATGATAAAGAATTTCCTGATTGAATTATCCATCGAGTGGTACCCTGACGCGTCCAACGACATAATTAGCGCTTTTCATGTACAGTTGAAGCCTGACGTTGACAAGAACATATCAAATCTGATTCTGGGAAAGTATTACCCAAACACGCTGTTTTACTGGGGCTTTAGCAATATACCCAACGAATACCTTTTTATGACTTGGTGTCCAACCAGCAAAGAAGTTAAAGAACTTCGGGAAAGCTTGGAGCAGGAACCCACGGTGCAATCGGTTGCGCCAAACGTCATCTACACAGGTTATGTTTTTAATTATTGGCGCGACCAATTCCTATAG
- a CDS encoding iron ABC transporter permease, whose amino-acid sequence MTTKTELKKLYNKGKKRKLLAIFSVFIAVIITMIVSISFGAGSPRLPEAFQVIVSHTFPFLNLDPGSPLAQTIIWDIRFPRIVLALIAGAGLAAAGVTMQGVLRNPLVSSYVLGISSAAGFGAALAIVFGIGVISFVGGYLVIGNAFMFCLLAMIIVYSIARIRGMSSETVILAGVAVGFLFSALLSLIQYIAPEDKAVSAIVFWLLGGLYTATWEKIMICLPIVAIAIVLMMTQSWNINIMSMGEDVATSLGVNSKRVLTINMLLETIATASIIAFTGIIGFVDLIAPHIARMFLGSDHRYLIPCSVGVGAFMLLASDTVARLVIMPTELPVGILTSLLGVPFFIYLLISKRRRTFG is encoded by the coding sequence ATGACCACAAAAACAGAACTCAAGAAACTTTACAATAAAGGTAAGAAGCGGAAGCTTCTTGCAATTTTCTCTGTTTTTATAGCAGTTATTATCACAATGATTGTTTCAATAAGCTTTGGCGCAGGTTCTCCGCGTCTGCCCGAAGCATTCCAAGTTATTGTTTCACATACTTTTCCGTTTTTAAACCTCGACCCAGGTTCTCCTTTAGCTCAGACTATAATATGGGATATACGCTTTCCACGTATTGTATTAGCATTAATAGCTGGAGCAGGGCTTGCTGCCGCAGGAGTGACCATGCAGGGCGTCTTGCGTAATCCCCTTGTTTCATCTTATGTTTTGGGAATTTCTTCAGCAGCAGGGTTCGGCGCTGCGTTGGCTATAGTTTTCGGAATAGGCGTAATCTCCTTTGTCGGCGGATACTTGGTTATCGGTAACGCTTTCATGTTCTGTTTACTTGCTATGATAATCGTTTATTCAATCGCCCGCATTCGTGGAATGTCCTCAGAAACAGTAATTTTGGCTGGTGTTGCTGTTGGTTTTCTCTTTTCTGCCCTTCTATCTCTGATTCAGTATATAGCACCTGAGGATAAAGCTGTAAGCGCCATTGTCTTTTGGCTTCTAGGCGGTCTCTATACGGCAACTTGGGAAAAAATCATGATTTGTTTGCCAATCGTGGCAATCGCGATTGTTCTTATGATGACCCAATCTTGGAATATCAATATCATGAGCATGGGTGAAGATGTAGCAACAAGTTTAGGTGTCAACTCCAAGCGTGTTCTAACCATAAATATGCTTTTGGAGACAATCGCCACAGCCAGCATAATAGCCTTCACTGGTATCATAGGTTTTGTAGATTTGATTGCTCCCCATATTGCGCGAATGTTTCTTGGCAGCGACCACCGATACCTTATCCCTTGCAGCGTTGGTGTTGGTGCATTTATGCTTCTTGCTTCCGATACTGTGGCGCGGCTTGTAATCATGCCTACCGAGCTTCCGGTTGGAATTTTAACTTCTTTGCTTGGTGTCCCATTCTTCATTTATCTTCTGATAAGTAAAAGGAGGAGAACATTCGGTTGA
- a CDS encoding ABC transporter ATP-binding protein, translating into MAFALIIENLTKKFEDKTAVDNLTLQISKGELFGLLGPNGAGKTTTINILCGLIKPTGGSAQILGYDVQKDTAKVKELISVCTQETAIYPYLTAVENLELFGNLHTLDKKTLKTRRDMLLDKMGLAEDAKRKASKYSGGMKRRLSLALALIHDPEIAFLDEPTVAMDPQSRHAVWDFIKDQKSRGKTVILTTHAMEEAQELCDRVGIIDHGKLIALGTPKELIAENRVKNLEEVFIQLTGRNMREEI; encoded by the coding sequence ATGGCATTTGCATTAATAATAGAAAATTTAACAAAAAAATTTGAAGACAAAACTGCCGTAGACAACCTTACACTGCAAATCAGCAAAGGCGAACTTTTCGGACTACTTGGACCAAACGGAGCAGGCAAAACTACCACCATAAACATTCTCTGTGGACTCATCAAACCCACAGGTGGCTCAGCCCAAATCCTCGGCTACGACGTACAAAAAGACACAGCCAAAGTCAAAGAACTCATCAGCGTATGCACTCAAGAAACAGCAATCTACCCATACCTTACCGCAGTTGAAAACCTTGAGCTTTTCGGCAACCTGCACACGCTAGACAAAAAAACCCTCAAAACAAGACGCGACATGCTACTAGACAAAATGGGCTTAGCAGAGGACGCAAAACGCAAAGCCAGCAAGTACAGCGGCGGAATGAAACGCAGACTAAGCCTTGCATTAGCGTTGATTCATGACCCAGAAATCGCTTTCTTAGACGAACCCACGGTAGCGATGGATCCGCAGTCGCGCCATGCCGTTTGGGATTTTATTAAAGACCAAAAAAGCAGGGGCAAAACCGTCATCTTAACTACCCACGCTATGGAAGAAGCACAGGAACTCTGCGACAGAGTAGGCATAATTGATCACGGCAAACTCATCGCGCTGGGCACGCCTAAAGAGCTTATAGCAGAAAACCGCGTCAAAAACCTCGAAGAAGTCTTCATTCAACTCACGGGACGCAACATGAGGGAGGAAATCTAA